In the Methanothermobacter marburgensis str. Marburg genome, GCAGGGAACCTTATCCCTTATATTGGGGTAGGATGGCACCTCATCCAGGAGCACCGAAAGGGGACCCTTCCGTGAGATGAGCTCGGCCACCCTGAGCGCCGATAGTATCCCATCGGGGCACATGCAGAAGTCAGGGTGCAGCCAGGTCCCTGATGGCTCTCCTCCGAAATCAGCACCCTCCTCTGCGATGGAGTTTGCCACATGGACATCACCCACCCGTGTCCTTATGACCTCGCCGCAGTCTCCAAGGCATTCATCCACACAGAGGGATGCATCCACGGTTGTGATGATCTTTCCCCCTATCTCCCTTGCCATGAGGGCCAGGAGTTTATCGAAACTTGCAAACCTTCCCCTGTCATCCACCGCAACCATCCTGTCGGCGTCTCCATCATGGGCTATCCCCAGATCAGCCCCGGTTGATCTGACAGTCTCCATGAGCTCAGATAGATTCTCAGGGACAGGTTCAGGGTCACGACCAGGGAAAAACCCATCAGGCTGGGAATTAAGGGTCACAACACTGCAGCCGGCCATCCTGAATATGAGCGGTGATAGGTGGGAGGCTGCACCGCAGCCACAGTCAATTACCACCTTTAGGGGTCTTTCAATGCTGACCATTCCAGCGACGGCATCAGCATAGTCATCCCTGAAGTCAGCTTCCCTCACTGAGCCGAGGCCATCCCACCCCCTCCTATTAAATTCTCTAGAATGAATTATTGATTCTATGATGCGCTCCTGAGATGGGCTGTAGGCCATTCCATCAGGGTTCCAGAGCTTTATGCCATTGTAGGGTGCGGGGTTGTGGGATGCCGTTATCATTACACCGGCGTCGGCACCCAGTCTTG is a window encoding:
- the glmM gene encoding phosphoglucosamine mutase — protein: MKKEKRLFGTSGIRGRFGEKVTLELAVDVGRALATHLGGGKVVVGYDTRTSSQLLESALIAGIIECGCDVIRLGMVPTPLVGYATSRLGADAGVMITASHNPAPYNGIKLWNPDGMAYSPSQERIIESIIHSREFNRRGWDGLGSVREADFRDDYADAVAGMVSIERPLKVVIDCGCGAASHLSPLIFRMAGCSVVTLNSQPDGFFPGRDPEPVPENLSELMETVRSTGADLGIAHDGDADRMVAVDDRGRFASFDKLLALMAREIGGKIITTVDASLCVDECLGDCGEVIRTRVGDVHVANSIAEEGADFGGEPSGTWLHPDFCMCPDGILSALRVAELISRKGPLSVLLDEVPSYPNIRDKVPCPDDRKGAVMEMVASELSREFADAAEINTIDGVRISMEDGSWVLVRPSGTEPYIRITLEGKTDEEARQIHEKTRAYLENMIG